The genomic interval GGCCTGGCTGGGCTGGCCGGTGATCGTGTAGACGCCGCTGGCCACGGTGCCGCCCTGGTGGATGTTCGCCGGGTCGGCGGCGATCACGTCGTTGGTGTCCAGGGTGATCGTGCCGTCGGCGTCGATCACGGCGCCGAAGTCCATCTCGACGGTCTCGGCGACCGACAGTGCGATGAACACGTCGACCTTCGCGTCCTGGGGCGAATCCAGGGCGAGGGCCTGACTGATGGGGAACGCGACGACCAGCGCCGCCAGGGACAGGAAGGTCAGTTTCCGCATGGTTCTTCTCCTTGAAACGTGTGGTCTCCGTACCCGGAAAACTGTCGCGACGTCGGTTGCTGCCGTGCTCCGGATGCCTTGCGCTGATGGTCTTCGGCCGTGCCGGACGCCGCTTGACAGATTTTTCGGGTGCAATTCACCGCGGCTTGGGCCAGACTCGCAGGGTCGCGGCGACCTGCCGCGCGCCGGAACCGCCCCCCTCGCGCCGGGAGCCCCGTCCGTGAACCGCTGGCCGATCTTGTTGCCGTGCTTCCTGTTGTCCGCCACGACCGCGGCCGTGGCCGGCGAATTCCCTTTCGCCGCCCGGGTGGAGGTCCT from bacterium carries:
- a CDS encoding DUF4402 domain-containing protein, giving the protein MRKLTFLSLAALVVAFPISQALALDSPQDAKVDVFIALSVAETVEMDFGAVIDADGTITLDTNDVIAADPANIHQGGTVASGVYTITGQPSQAVDVAITPANANGLLLANFTTDVGGGTFPLAGVMINGVGNLAMALGADLTVQSGVAAPGANQSLNFTVTVTYN